From a region of the Thermosulfurimonas sp. F29 genome:
- a CDS encoding universal stress protein: MAEIKNILFPVDFTEASERVASYARLFAEKFEARLYVVFIVEDIMRYAGFYVPHAALEKLEKELLEGAQKRMEDFVSEHLSGLEVEPLVLTGEVAAKICEVAREKGIDLIIMGTHGRKGLERALFGSVAEKVVKTAPCPVLTVNPFQKRG, translated from the coding sequence ATGGCCGAAATAAAAAACATCCTCTTCCCGGTGGATTTCACCGAGGCCTCGGAAAGGGTGGCTAGCTATGCCCGGCTATTTGCGGAAAAATTCGAGGCCAGGCTATATGTGGTTTTCATAGTGGAAGACATCATGCGTTATGCCGGGTTCTATGTCCCTCATGCGGCTCTTGAGAAGCTTGAAAAAGAGCTCCTGGAAGGGGCTCAAAAGCGGATGGAGGATTTCGTTTCCGAACATCTTTCCGGACTCGAGGTGGAACCCCTGGTCCTGACCGGGGAGGTAGCCGCAAAGATCTGCGAAGTGGCCCGGGAAAAGGGCATTGACCTCATAATCATGGGCACCCACGGCCGGAAGGGGCTCGAGCGCGCCCTTTTCGGAAGCGTGGCCGAAAAGGTGGTCAAGACCGCCCCCTGTCCGGTGCTCACGGTAAACCCTTTTCAAAAACGCGGATAA
- a CDS encoding PHP domain-containing protein, which translates to MIDLHTHSTASDGTYSPAELVRLARETGLFALALTDHDTVEGLPQALAAAEEHGIRFVPGVEISVRFEGPGHCHILGYFVDPHSSSLRETLGLLQKARRERNRLMVERLQALGVDLTLEEVAARAGEGEIGRPHFAALLVEKGVVRSVEEAFERYLRKGAPAYVPKARLAPEEAFSAIRAAGGLPVLAHPVHLKLSAEELTRYVAGLKEMGLEGLEAYYTDHSREFTTLCLDLARRYDLVPTGGSDFHGHNKPDIKLGRGFGNLTVPDECYRRLRERWEHQK; encoded by the coding sequence ATGATAGACTTACACACTCACTCCACGGCCTCGGACGGCACCTATTCTCCCGCGGAGCTGGTGCGTCTGGCCAGGGAGACGGGGCTTTTCGCCCTGGCGCTTACGGATCACGACACCGTGGAGGGTCTTCCCCAGGCCCTGGCCGCGGCCGAGGAGCACGGAATCCGATTCGTGCCCGGGGTAGAGATAAGCGTTCGTTTCGAGGGGCCGGGACACTGTCACATCCTGGGTTATTTCGTGGATCCACACTCATCGTCCCTGCGAGAGACCCTGGGGCTTTTACAGAAGGCCCGTCGCGAGCGCAATCGTCTCATGGTGGAAAGGCTTCAGGCGCTGGGGGTGGACCTTACCCTCGAAGAGGTGGCGGCCCGGGCCGGGGAGGGAGAGATCGGCCGTCCCCACTTTGCCGCCCTTCTCGTGGAAAAGGGCGTGGTGCGGAGCGTGGAGGAAGCCTTCGAGCGGTACCTCAGGAAGGGGGCCCCGGCCTATGTGCCCAAGGCGAGGCTTGCTCCTGAAGAGGCCTTTTCCGCCATTCGGGCTGCGGGAGGGCTTCCGGTGCTCGCCCATCCGGTGCACCTCAAACTCTCCGCCGAGGAACTGACCCGCTATGTCGCCGGGCTTAAGGAAATGGGACTTGAGGGCCTCGAGGCTTATTACACCGACCACAGCAGGGAATTCACGACCCTGTGTCTGGATCTCGCCCGGCGTTACGATCTCGTGCCCACAGGGGGGAGCGACTTCCACGGTCACAACAAACCGGACATCAAGCTGGGAAGGGGCTTCGGCAACCTCACGGTTCCGGACGAGTGTTATCGGCGTCTCCGTGAGCGGTGGGAGCACCAAAAGTAG
- a CDS encoding type II toxin-antitoxin system VapC family toxin, with product MRVGLDTGFLLKLYEGDERSRGYAEKLASGKWRGVVSTVSWYEFPKVLMRRGIGYEKAMRFLRDFCEGVTVVELKKETFARASKISMAFGLPALDALILTGFIEEGCKAVITTDSDFERVKGLDVIFV from the coding sequence ATGAGGGTCGGGCTTGATACGGGTTTCCTGCTGAAGCTATACGAAGGAGATGAACGCTCCAGAGGGTATGCCGAGAAACTGGCTTCCGGAAAATGGCGCGGGGTCGTGAGTACAGTCTCATGGTATGAGTTTCCTAAGGTGCTCATGAGGAGGGGGATCGGTTACGAGAAGGCCATGAGGTTTTTGAGAGACTTTTGTGAAGGGGTCACGGTGGTCGAACTGAAGAAGGAGACTTTCGCCAGAGCTTCGAAGATCAGCATGGCTTTCGGTTTGCCTGCTCTGGACGCCTTAATTTTGACCGGTTTCATAGAGGAGGGATGTAAGGCCGTGATCACCACGGATAGTGATTTTGAAAGGGTAAAAGGACTCGATGTAATTTTCGTTTGA
- a CDS encoding pseudouridine synthase gives MMRLAKFMARAGVASRRKAEEMIRAGRVKVNGRVVTEVATRVDPERDRVEVDGRAVRLPEKVYYVFYKPRGYITALSDPHGRPTIAKFLRGLPSGVFPVGRLDRDSEGLLLLTNDGDLAQRLLHPRFEIPRVYRVWLVRPPREELLLRILREGLEIEGRRVFPDEIRPLRRNRRECVYEIRLHEGRKREVRRIFAAAGTLVKRLVRIRFGPLTLGNLRPGEIRPLRPDELSALRKIGSDPTFGAPTAHGDADNTRPEP, from the coding sequence ATGATGCGGCTGGCCAAGTTTATGGCGCGGGCGGGGGTGGCCTCCCGGCGCAAGGCCGAGGAGATGATTCGTGCCGGACGGGTGAAGGTGAACGGCCGCGTCGTCACCGAAGTGGCCACCAGGGTGGACCCCGAACGCGATCGGGTGGAGGTGGACGGGCGCGCGGTTCGTCTTCCGGAGAAGGTTTACTATGTGTTTTACAAACCGCGGGGATATATTACCGCCCTTTCCGACCCTCACGGGCGCCCCACCATAGCGAAATTTTTGCGGGGGCTTCCCTCCGGGGTCTTTCCGGTGGGACGACTGGATAGGGATTCCGAGGGGCTCCTCCTTCTCACCAACGACGGAGACCTGGCCCAGAGACTTCTCCATCCCCGATTCGAAATCCCCCGGGTTTATCGGGTGTGGCTGGTCCGTCCCCCGAGGGAGGAGCTTCTTCTGCGCATCCTCAGGGAGGGTCTGGAGATCGAGGGGCGCCGTGTGTTTCCGGACGAGATCAGGCCGTTGCGTCGCAACAGGCGGGAATGCGTTTACGAGATTCGCCTCCACGAGGGGCGCAAACGGGAGGTGCGTCGCATCTTCGCCGCCGCCGGCACCCTGGTAAAACGCCTGGTGCGCATCCGTTTCGGACCTTTAACCCTGGGGAATCTCCGCCCGGGCGAGATCCGGCCCCTTCGGCCCGACGAACTCTCCGCCCTCCGGAAAATAGGATCGGATCCTACTTTTGGTGCTCCCACCGCTCACGGAGACGCCGATAACACTCGTCCGGAACCGTGA
- a CDS encoding ribbon-helix-helix domain-containing protein, which translates to MTIYLPKEMRKRLEELSRETGESISRVIQKALEDFFLYEERKNKMRKFLDRWTGEKDEGLIEVWNAYQEKERKKERLFDEGRA; encoded by the coding sequence TTGACGATCTACCTGCCGAAGGAGATGAGAAAGCGACTGGAAGAACTCTCGAGAGAGACGGGAGAATCCATATCTAGGGTCATACAGAAAGCGCTGGAGGATTTTTTTCTATACGAGGAAAGGAAGAACAAAATGAGGAAATTTCTGGACCGCTGGACAGGAGAGAAAGATGAAGGTCTGATCGAGGTCTGGAATGCCTATCAAGAGAAGGAAAGAAAGAAGGAGAGGCTCTTCGATGAGGGTCGGGCTTGA